From the genome of Asterias amurensis chromosome 17, ASM3211899v1, one region includes:
- the LOC139949659 gene encoding X-ray repair cross-complementing protein 5-like isoform X2 — protein sequence MEAIVMCLDVGPSMNQGPHGHTTSLETAIEIMTLILQRKLFAESKDEVGLVLFGTEGTANHLSDDGYKNITEARPVAPVNLDLIKHIKTDIKPGPQSADYVDALIVAMDLLKMLTPNKKFTSLRLLLFSDLEGQFSDDKLQTVIAGLKNMKVQVNFIGPKFEDEDEEEGGDDNGPSTSDGRSTSSNRRTADKAKTPQQRAGEALIKHILDQVDGEHYSFNETLPLLSVFEKRAVKQTAWKCMLEIGTDFKVPVCGYVKVKKSTQKSWKTMYMKGKGKEYTPKTIRSQHLNNDEETEVEPQEIVEGHRYGNDIIPISEEDKVNMGYKPPGKLMQVLGFTKQENIKWHQQLGNSVYCFIADPGDQHSSVAMSAIINALYETNSVAIVRRTYSVRSNPRLACLIPHIKAKYESLLYVELPFMEDIRQYTFSSLNANKKNKLTDEQVSAVDDLITSMDLMDADVDEEGGSQEAVKPKLSFNPYYQRLCQCLMHRALNPDDPLPPLPSEVTAYLQPPTTVAAQCQSEVNKINNLFKLERIKKQDTATADSIWKDSNIDTEGPSSKRPRLDDGGDFSMAGMAKGAITKIGTVDPIGDFKAMISQKDEHHVKQASEQMQDGISKLIHDSFGSQFYSKAMDCLKVFRQELIKLQKPCVFNDYMRRLKDELKENSKMDFFELIQSERIKLIDASESSQSKVSIAEAAKYLEVDSKDEVISTEEQDEDADDLLGMM from the exons ATG gaAGCGATAGTGATGTGTTTAGATGTTGGTCCATCCATGAATCAGGGGCCACATGGCCACACAACATCTTTGGAGACTGCTATTGAAATAATGACATTGATACTGCAAAGAAAG TTATTCGCTGAGTCCAAAGATGAAGTTGGACTTGTTCTGTTTGGTACAGAAGGAACTGCTAACCATTTGTCTGACGATGGatataaaaacatcactgaagCACGACCTGTAGCCCCTGTGAATTTAGACTTGATTAAACATATCAAGACTGACATCAAACCAGGACCACAGTCTGCTGATT ATGTCGATGCACTTATTGTTGCAATGGATCTTTTGAAGATGTTAACACCTAATAAGAAGTTTACAAGTTTGCGTCTGCTACTTTTCTCTGATCTAGAAGGACAGTTCAGTGATGATAAACTACAAACAGTCATTGCTGGCCTCAAAAACATGAAAGTACAGGTTAATTTCAT TGGACCCAAGtttgaggatgaggatgaggaagAGGGAGGAGATGATAATGGACCATCAACAAGTGATGGAAGGAGCACCAGTAGCAACAGGAGGACAGCAGACAAAGCTAAGACACCACAACAAAGAGCGGGAGAAGCTTTAATCAAACACATCTTAGATCAAGTGGATGGAGAACACTACTCATTCAA TGAGACGTTGCCTCTTCTAAGCGTTTTTGAAAAACGTGCAGTTAAGCAAACAGCTTGGAAGTGTATGCTTGAGATTGGCACTGATTTCAAAGTACCGGTTTGCGGATATGTGAAG GTTAAAAAGAGTACCCAAAAATCTTGGAAAACCATGTATATGAAGGGAAAAGGAAAGGAGTATACCCCGAAGACAATACGCTCCCAACATCTGAACAATGATGAAGAAACGGAGGTAGAGCCTCAGGAGATAGTGGAAG GGCATCGCTATGGTAATGACATTATACCAATTTCTGAAGAAGATAAAGTTAACATGGGGTACAAACCTCCTGGTAAACTGATGCAAGTGCTTGGCTTTACTAAACAAGAAAAC ATCAAGTGGCATCAACAACTTGGTAACAGTGTATACTGCTTCATAGCTGACCCTGGTGATCAGCATAGTAGTGTAGCAATGTCAGCTATCATTAACGCATTGTATGAGACCAACTCTGTAGCTATCGTCCGCAGAACCTACTCAGTGAGAAGTAACCCTCGTCTTGCCTGCCTCATTCCTCACATTAAGGCTAAATATGAG AGTTTGCTGTATGTCGAGCTGCCATTTATGGAAGATATTCGACAGTATACATTCTCATCTCTGAATGCAAATAAGAAGAACAAGTTAACAG ATGAGCAAGTTAGTGCTGTTGATGATCTTATTACAAGCATGGATCTGATGGATGCAGATGT AGATGAAGAAGGAGGCTCCCAAGAAGCTGTCAAACCTAAGCTAAGCTTTAATCCTTACTATCAGAGGTTATGTCAG TGTTTAATGCATAGAGCTCTGAATCCTGACGACCCTTTGCCTCCTCTACCATCTGAAGTTACGGCGTATCTACAACCTCCCACTACAGTAGCTGCTCAATGCCAGTCAGAGGTCAACAAGATTAACAACTTATTCAAACTGGAACGAATAAAGAAACAGGATACAGCAACTGCAGATAGCATTTGGAAGGACAG TAACATTGATACAGAAGGTCCTTCAAGCAAAAGACCACGTCTTGACGATGGAGGAGACTTCAGTATGGCAGGCATGGCTAAAGGGGCAATCACTAAG ATTGGTACTGTAGATCCTATTGGTGATTTTAAGGCCATGATCAGCCAAAAGGATGAACATCATGTCAAACAAG CTTCAGAGCAAATGCAGGATGGCATTAGCAAGTTGATTCATGATTCCTTTGGTTCCCAGTTCTACAGTAAAGCAATGGATTGCCTCAAGGTGTTTAGGCAAGAGTTAATCAAG CTCCAAAAACCTTGTGTTTTTAATGATTATATGAGAAGACTCAAAGATGAATTgaaagaaaacagcaaaatggATTTCTTTGAGTTAATTCAGTCAG AAAGGATCAAGTTGATTGATGCTTCAGAGAGCAGTCAGAGTAAAGTGTCTATTGCAGAAGCTGCCAAG TACCTTGAAGTTGATTCCAAAGATGAAGTGATTTCTACAGAGGAGCAGGATGAAGATGCAGACGATCTG ttgGGAATGATGTAG
- the LOC139949659 gene encoding X-ray repair cross-complementing protein 5-like isoform X1 has protein sequence MAGKDKEAIVMCLDVGPSMNQGPHGHTTSLETAIEIMTLILQRKLFAESKDEVGLVLFGTEGTANHLSDDGYKNITEARPVAPVNLDLIKHIKTDIKPGPQSADYVDALIVAMDLLKMLTPNKKFTSLRLLLFSDLEGQFSDDKLQTVIAGLKNMKVQVNFIGPKFEDEDEEEGGDDNGPSTSDGRSTSSNRRTADKAKTPQQRAGEALIKHILDQVDGEHYSFNETLPLLSVFEKRAVKQTAWKCMLEIGTDFKVPVCGYVKVKKSTQKSWKTMYMKGKGKEYTPKTIRSQHLNNDEETEVEPQEIVEGHRYGNDIIPISEEDKVNMGYKPPGKLMQVLGFTKQENIKWHQQLGNSVYCFIADPGDQHSSVAMSAIINALYETNSVAIVRRTYSVRSNPRLACLIPHIKAKYESLLYVELPFMEDIRQYTFSSLNANKKNKLTDEQVSAVDDLITSMDLMDADVDEEGGSQEAVKPKLSFNPYYQRLCQCLMHRALNPDDPLPPLPSEVTAYLQPPTTVAAQCQSEVNKINNLFKLERIKKQDTATADSIWKDSNIDTEGPSSKRPRLDDGGDFSMAGMAKGAITKIGTVDPIGDFKAMISQKDEHHVKQASEQMQDGISKLIHDSFGSQFYSKAMDCLKVFRQELIKLQKPCVFNDYMRRLKDELKENSKMDFFELIQSERIKLIDASESSQSKVSIAEAAKYLEVDSKDEVISTEEQDEDADDLLGMM, from the exons ATGGCTGGAAAAGACAAG gaAGCGATAGTGATGTGTTTAGATGTTGGTCCATCCATGAATCAGGGGCCACATGGCCACACAACATCTTTGGAGACTGCTATTGAAATAATGACATTGATACTGCAAAGAAAG TTATTCGCTGAGTCCAAAGATGAAGTTGGACTTGTTCTGTTTGGTACAGAAGGAACTGCTAACCATTTGTCTGACGATGGatataaaaacatcactgaagCACGACCTGTAGCCCCTGTGAATTTAGACTTGATTAAACATATCAAGACTGACATCAAACCAGGACCACAGTCTGCTGATT ATGTCGATGCACTTATTGTTGCAATGGATCTTTTGAAGATGTTAACACCTAATAAGAAGTTTACAAGTTTGCGTCTGCTACTTTTCTCTGATCTAGAAGGACAGTTCAGTGATGATAAACTACAAACAGTCATTGCTGGCCTCAAAAACATGAAAGTACAGGTTAATTTCAT TGGACCCAAGtttgaggatgaggatgaggaagAGGGAGGAGATGATAATGGACCATCAACAAGTGATGGAAGGAGCACCAGTAGCAACAGGAGGACAGCAGACAAAGCTAAGACACCACAACAAAGAGCGGGAGAAGCTTTAATCAAACACATCTTAGATCAAGTGGATGGAGAACACTACTCATTCAA TGAGACGTTGCCTCTTCTAAGCGTTTTTGAAAAACGTGCAGTTAAGCAAACAGCTTGGAAGTGTATGCTTGAGATTGGCACTGATTTCAAAGTACCGGTTTGCGGATATGTGAAG GTTAAAAAGAGTACCCAAAAATCTTGGAAAACCATGTATATGAAGGGAAAAGGAAAGGAGTATACCCCGAAGACAATACGCTCCCAACATCTGAACAATGATGAAGAAACGGAGGTAGAGCCTCAGGAGATAGTGGAAG GGCATCGCTATGGTAATGACATTATACCAATTTCTGAAGAAGATAAAGTTAACATGGGGTACAAACCTCCTGGTAAACTGATGCAAGTGCTTGGCTTTACTAAACAAGAAAAC ATCAAGTGGCATCAACAACTTGGTAACAGTGTATACTGCTTCATAGCTGACCCTGGTGATCAGCATAGTAGTGTAGCAATGTCAGCTATCATTAACGCATTGTATGAGACCAACTCTGTAGCTATCGTCCGCAGAACCTACTCAGTGAGAAGTAACCCTCGTCTTGCCTGCCTCATTCCTCACATTAAGGCTAAATATGAG AGTTTGCTGTATGTCGAGCTGCCATTTATGGAAGATATTCGACAGTATACATTCTCATCTCTGAATGCAAATAAGAAGAACAAGTTAACAG ATGAGCAAGTTAGTGCTGTTGATGATCTTATTACAAGCATGGATCTGATGGATGCAGATGT AGATGAAGAAGGAGGCTCCCAAGAAGCTGTCAAACCTAAGCTAAGCTTTAATCCTTACTATCAGAGGTTATGTCAG TGTTTAATGCATAGAGCTCTGAATCCTGACGACCCTTTGCCTCCTCTACCATCTGAAGTTACGGCGTATCTACAACCTCCCACTACAGTAGCTGCTCAATGCCAGTCAGAGGTCAACAAGATTAACAACTTATTCAAACTGGAACGAATAAAGAAACAGGATACAGCAACTGCAGATAGCATTTGGAAGGACAG TAACATTGATACAGAAGGTCCTTCAAGCAAAAGACCACGTCTTGACGATGGAGGAGACTTCAGTATGGCAGGCATGGCTAAAGGGGCAATCACTAAG ATTGGTACTGTAGATCCTATTGGTGATTTTAAGGCCATGATCAGCCAAAAGGATGAACATCATGTCAAACAAG CTTCAGAGCAAATGCAGGATGGCATTAGCAAGTTGATTCATGATTCCTTTGGTTCCCAGTTCTACAGTAAAGCAATGGATTGCCTCAAGGTGTTTAGGCAAGAGTTAATCAAG CTCCAAAAACCTTGTGTTTTTAATGATTATATGAGAAGACTCAAAGATGAATTgaaagaaaacagcaaaatggATTTCTTTGAGTTAATTCAGTCAG AAAGGATCAAGTTGATTGATGCTTCAGAGAGCAGTCAGAGTAAAGTGTCTATTGCAGAAGCTGCCAAG TACCTTGAAGTTGATTCCAAAGATGAAGTGATTTCTACAGAGGAGCAGGATGAAGATGCAGACGATCTG ttgGGAATGATGTAG